The Microbacterium sp. SORGH_AS_0428 genome contains the following window.
ACCTTGGTACGCAGGATCGACTCGTTCAGCTTCAGCTGACGGTCGAGCTCCTGGGTGGCCTCGCTCGTGGCGACGAAGTTCACGACGGCGTAGATGCCCTCGGACTTCTTCTGGATCTCGTACGCGAGACGACGACGGCCCCAGACATCGACCTTGTCCACCGAACCGCCATCGTTGGTGATGACCTTCAGGAACTTGTCGAGGTTGGGGGCAACCTGACGCTCGTCGATCTCGGGGTCGAAGATGACCATGAGCTCGTACTGGTGCGAGTGCGTCACTAACCCACCTCCTTCGGACTAGAACGGCTGCCGGGCACTTCCCGGTAGCAGGAGGGTGTAATGCACGTGCCGGGACACAGACGTATCCAGACAACCTCAGAAGTCTAGCGGATGCGGCTCGCCGCCGCATCCGGGTCCGATCGCGGCCGGTAGCGTGGCCGCATGGAGTGGACCCCGGACGTCTCTGTCGGCGACTGGCTGCGCGAGCGGACGGACGATCCCTGGCAGGGCACGATGCACGATGTCATCCCCCGTGGCTTCCCGGCCTATGCCCGCGTGTTCCACCCGACGACCCGGTCTCGTCCGGTCGGGATGGCATGGCCGCCTCTCCCGCAGGACGAGCACCGCCGCGCGTGGGACGCCTTTGCCGAGGCCCGGCCCGAGATCGACACCGAGGTGGCACGCTGGCGCGACGCGGCCGCATCCTTCGGCACCGAACTGCACCCGACGGCGCAGTGGGGCGCGCTGGTCGGCCGCGCGCCGGTGGACGGCCCCGTCTACGGCGCACGCTCGCGCTCCGACGACGGGTGGGAGTACGACGCCCCGCGCGAGGGCGAGCTGGATGCGGCGACCCTCGCCGCGATCGGCCGGCACCTCGCCGCGCGCGGCACCGCGGTCGGATACGCGGCCGTGTGGGAGGGCTGGGGTGGCCTGGTCGGCCATCTCGGGATCGCGCCGTCGCGGGCGTTCCTCTCCTCCTCGTCCGACGAGCCGGACCTCGAGCGGCACCAGGAGATGCTCGCCCACGCGATGCAGGACCCGTTCAACCGCCCGTATGCGAAGGAGAGCTGGCAGCCCGGCATCCTCGACGACGCCGTCTCGCGCGGACCGCGGCTGTCGCTGCCCGGCCGCGACTACGTGCTGTTCCGGGGGCCGCTCGACGTCTTCGCCGATCCGACGTGGCCCCGCGAGGTCCCCTGGCGCGATGCGGAGATGGAGCGTGCCGGATTCGCCCAGTTCGCCGCATCCCCGTCACTGATGTGGCCGTCGGACCGGTCGTGGGTGCTGGCCACCGAGGTGGACTTCGACTCCACGATCGTCGGCGGCGACACGGAGCTGATCGATGCCCTGTGCGCGGACCCCGCGCTCGAGGCCCTCCCGCTGCCCGCGGGATCTTCGCTGCAGTGGGATGCGGACGCGGTGAACCGATGACGCTCGACACGACCCCGCTCACCGCCCCGATCGACCCCGCCGAGCTGAAGGAGTTCCTCCGCAGGGACCGCACCGTCGGGCCTCCGCTCGAGGGCGGCACTCTTTTCGAAGGGTGGATGCTGCTGCTGGGGCTCTGCGGCGCGGGCCTCGCGCTCGTCATGATCTTCATCGGCCTCGTGACCGAGGCCTTCTTGGACACCCTTGTCATGGGGGTTCTTCCCCTCATCGTCGCGCTGCTGCTCGTGGCCGTCGGGTGGAGGCTGTCCGAGCGGAGTAATCAGCGGTACAAGATGGCGAGGTACCGATTCGCCAGGTTCGTTCAGGCCAACGGGCTCGTGAACGAAGGGAGGGAGCTCGATCGCAAGCTTCCCGGAATCCTCTTCACGGTCGGGCGGTCGCGCGTCGCCTCACCAGTTCTGCGGCGAGAAGAAGGACGGTTCGTAGAGTTCTCGAATTACCGCTACGCGAGGGCCCGGGGCGACCGACGGCGCTGGGGGTACGTGGCGATCAAGCTGAACACCCTGCTGCCGAACATCGTGCTCGACGCGCGGGGGAACAACGGGCTGTGGGGGCAGTCCAACCTGCCCGTCGTCCTTCGCGCCGAGCAGCGCCAAAGCCTCGGGGCGGAGTTCGACGAGCACTTCACCCTGTACTGCCCGGCGGGTTACGAACGCGATGCCCTCTACCTCTTCACCCCCGACATCATGGCGCGCTTCATCGACAACGCCGCACAGGTGGATGTCGAGATCGTCGACGACTGGCTGTTCCTGTACGCGAAGCGTCCCCTGGTCACGACGGACCCCGCGACCTGGCTGTGGCTCATGACGACCGTCGACGCCCTCACCCAGAAGCTCGACCAGTGGGAGCGCTGGCGCGACGACAAGCTGCCCGAGCCGGCATCCGCCGAGTCGCTGCCTCCGCTGGTCACCCCGCCGCCCGCTGTCGCCGCCGAGGGTCGGCGTCTGCGTCAGAAGCGAGAGCTCTTGAAGGGTCTGCTCGTCCTCTTCGCCCTCGTGGCCGTCTTCGTGCTGGAGATCGTCTTCGTGTTCTCCCTCGCCCGCTGACCCGGTGAACCGATGACGATCGACACAACGCCACTCACCGCTCCGATCGACCCCGCCGATCTGAAGGAGTTCAGCCGCAAGAATCGCACGACCGACACGCCGCGTGCCGCGTTCTTCGGCAGCCTCGTGGCGATGGGCGCCGCGTTCTGTTTCGTGCTCTGCGTTGTGGTCTCAGCCATTGCCTTCCTCCTCGGCTCGTTGGCGACACCGTCCCTGCTGGACCTACTGGCTGTCGCGGCGCTTGCACTGGTGGCCGTGGGCGGATACGCCGTGTCCGTCCGAGCCCTGAGCGCGCAAGAGGAGTACATCTACCGGACCGCGATGTTCGCTCGCGCGAACGGGTTGGTCAACGAAGGGAAGGAGCTCGATCGCGACCT
Protein-coding sequences here:
- the rpsF gene encoding 30S ribosomal protein S6, encoding MVIFDPEIDERQVAPNLDKFLKVITNDGGSVDKVDVWGRRRLAYEIQKKSEGIYAVVNFVATSEATQELDRQLKLNESILRTKVLRAEEAIAQVAAEAKRSEEKAARKAAAPAKAAKA